One segment of Tenrec ecaudatus isolate mTenEca1 chromosome 1, mTenEca1.hap1, whole genome shotgun sequence DNA contains the following:
- the PIK3CD gene encoding phosphatidylinositol 4,5-bisphosphate 3-kinase catalytic subunit delta isoform isoform X4, translated as MPPGVDCPMEFWTKEENQSVAVDFLLPTGVYLNFPVSRNANLSTIKQVLWHRAQYEPFFHMLSDPEAYVFTCVNQTAEQQELEDEQRRLCDIQPFLPVLRLVAREGDRVKKLTNSQISLLIGKGLHEFDSLRDPEVNDFRAKMRQFCEEAAAQRQQLGWEAWLQYSFPLQLEPSARGWGTSPPRIPIRALLVNVKFEGSEESFTFQVSTKDMPLALMACALRKKATVFRQPLVERPEEYALQVNGKHEYLYGSYPLCQFQYICSCLHSGLTPHLTMVHCSSILAMRDEQRNPTPQAQKPRTKPPPIPAKKPSSSSLWFLEQPFCIELIQGSKVNADERMKLVVQAGLFHGNEMLCKTVSSSEVSVCSGPVWNQRLEFDISLCDLPRMARLCLALYAVIEKAKKARSTKKKSKKADCPIAWANLMLFDYKDQLKTGECCLYMWPSVPDEKGELLNPTGTVRSNPNTESAAALVICLPEVTPHPVYYPALEKILELGRHAEHGRFTEEEQLQLREILERRGSGELYEHEKDLVWKMRREVQERFPEALARLLLVTKWNKHEDVAQMLYLLCSWPELPVLSALELLDFSFPDRHVGSFAIKSLRKLTDDELFQYLLQLVQVLKYESYLDCELTKFLLDRALANRKIGHFLFWHLRSEMHVPAVALRFGLIMEAYCRGSNHHMKVLMKQGEALSKLKALNDFVRVSSQKTTKPQTKELMHICMRQDTYLEALSHLQSPLDPSTLLADVCVEQCTFMDSKMKPLWIMYSNEEAGSEGSVGIIFKNGDDLRQDMLTLQMIQLMDVLWKQEGLDLRMTPYGCLSTGDRTGLIEVVLHSDTIANIQLNKSNMAATAAFNKDALLNWLKSKNPGEALDQAIEEFTLSCAGYCVATYVLGIGDRHSDNIMIRESGQVPGLLRKSLHHPAAPRAPLPPPLCPHEGGGPAGTQLL; from the exons ATGCCCCCGGGGGTTGACTGCCCTATGGAATTCTGGACCAAGGAAGAGAACCAGAGCGTGGCAGTTGACTTCCTGCTGCCCACGGGTGTCTATCTGAACTTCCCTGTGTCCCGCAATGCCAATCTCAGTACCATCAAGCAG GTGTTGTGGCACCGAGCCCAGTATGAGCCCTTCTTCCACATGCTCAGCGACCCCGAGGCCTACGTGTTCACCTGCGTCAACCAGACGGCGGAGCAGCAGGAGCTGGAGGACGAGCAGCGTCGGCTATGTGACATCCAGCCCTTCCTGCCCGTCCTGCGCCTGGTGGCCCGCGAGGGCGACCGCGTGAAAAAGCTCACCAACTCGCAGATCAGCCTCCTCATCGGCAAAG gcCTGCACGAGTTCGACTCCTTGCGCGACCCCGAGGTGAATGACTTCCGCGCCAAGATGCGCCAGTTCTGCGAAGAGGCAGCTGCGCAGCGGCAGCAgctgggctgggaggcctggctgCAGTACAGCTTCCCCCTGCAGCTGGAGCCGTCGGCGCGGGGCTGGGGCACCTCCCCTCCGCGCATCCCCATCCGGGCCCTCCTGGTCAATGTCAAGTTCGAGGGCAGTGAG GAGAGCTTCACCTTCCAGGTGTCCACCAAGGACATGCCCCTGGCACTGATGGCCTGCGCCCTGCGGAAGAAAGCCACGGTGTTCCGGCAGCCGCTGGTGGAGCGGCCTGAGGAGTACGCGCTGCAGGTGAATGGCAAGCACGAGTACCTGTACGGCAGCTACCCCCTCTGCCAGTTCCAG TACATCTGCAGCTGCTTGCACAGCGGACTGACCCCCCACCTGACCATGGTGCACTGCTCGTCCATCCTGGCCATGCGAGACGAGCAGAggaaccccaccccccaggcccaGAAGCCGCGCACCAAGCCACCCCCAATCCCCGCGAAGAAG CCCTCCTCGTCGTCCCTGTGGTTCCTGGAACAGCCGTTCTGCATCGAGCTCATCCAGGGCAGCAAAGTGAATGCCGACGAGCGCATGAAG CTGGTGGTCCAGGCCGGCCTTTTCCATGGTAACGAGATGTTGTGCAAGACAGTGTCTAGCTCGGAGGTGAGCGTGTGCTCGGGGCCCGTGTGGAACCAGCGGCTGGAGTTCGACATCAGCCTCTGCGACCTGCCCCGCATGGCCCGGCTCTGCCTGGCGCTTTATGCCGTCATCGAGAAGGCCAAGAAGGCTCGCTCCACCAAGAAGAAGTCCAAGAAGGCG GACTGCCCAATCGCCTGGGCCAACCTCATGCTGTTTGACTACAAGGACCAGCTCAAGACTGGGGAGTGTTGCCTCTACATGTGGCCCTCCGTCCCAG ATGAGAAAGGGGAGCTGCTGAACCCCACGGGGACGGTGCGGAGTAACCCTAACACGGAGAGTGCCGCCGCACTGGTCATCTGCCTCCCAGAGGTGACGCCCCACCCTGTGTACTACCCTGCCCTGGAGAAG ATCCTGGAGCTGGGGCGGCACGCGGAGCACGGGCGCTTCACGGAGGAGGAG CAGCTGCAGCTGCGGGAGATCCTGGAGCGGCGGGGCTCGGGGGAGCTGTACGAGCACGAGAAGGACCTGGTGTGGAAGATGCGCCGCGAGGTCCAGGAACGCTTCCCCGAGGCACTGGCCCGGCTGCTGCTGGTCACCAAGTGGAACAAACACGAGGATGTGGCCCAG ATGCTCTACCTGCTGTGCTCTTGGCCTGAGCTGCCTGTCCTGAGCGCCCTGGAGCTGCTGGACTTCAGCTTCCCAGACCGCCACGTGGGCTCCTTTGCCATCAAGTCCCTGCGGAAGCTAAC GGACGACGAGCTCTTCCAGTACCTGCTGCAGCTGGTGCAGGTGCTCAAGTACGAGTCCTACCTGGACTGCGAGCTGACCAAGTTCCTGCTGGACCGGGCGCTGGCCAACCGCAAAATCGGCCACTTCCTCTTCTGGCACCTCCG CTCCGAGATGCACGTTCCGGCTGTGGCGCTGCGCTTCGGCCTTATCATGGAGGCCTACTGCAGGGGCAGTAACCACCACATGAAGGTGCTGATGAAACAG GGGGAAGCGCTGAGCAAGCTGAAGGCCCTGAATGACTTTGTCAGAGTGAGCTCCCAGAAGACCACCAAGCCCCAGACCAAGGAGCTGATGCACATTTGCATGCGTCAGGACACCTACCTGGAGGCTCTCTCTCACCTGCAGTCCCCTCTCGACCCCAGCACGCTGCTGGCCGATGTCTG CGTGGAGCAATGCACCTTCATGGACTCCAAGATGAAGCCCCTGTGGATCATGTACAGCAACGAGGAGGCAGGCAGTGAGGGCAGCGTCGGCATCATCTTCAAGAATGGGGACG ACCTCCGCCAGGACATGCTGACACTGCAGATGATCCAGCTCATGGATGTGCTGTGGAAGCAGGAGGGGCTGGACCTGAG GATGACGCCCTACGGCTGCCTCTCCACCGGGGACCGCACAGGCCTCATCGAAGTGGTGCTCCACTCGGACACGATTGCCAACATCCAGCTGAACAAGAGCAACATGGCGGCCACAGCTGCCTTCAACAAGGATGCCCTGCTCAACTGGCTCAAGTCCAAGAACCCAGG AGAGGCCCTGGACCAGGCCATAGAGGAGTTCACGCTCTCTTGTGCTGGCTACTGTGTGGCCACCTACGTGCTGGGCATTGGTGATCGGCACAGCGACAACATCATGATCCGTGAAAGTGGGCAG GTTCCGGGGCTACTGCGAAAAAGCCTACACCATCCTGCGGCGCCACGGGCCCCTCTTCCTCCACCTCTTTGCCCTCATGAGGGCGGCGGG